Genomic window (Xylanimonas protaetiae):
AGCACTCGGCCCGCGTGGCGACCGCGCTCGGCGGCCCGCAGTCCGCGGTCGTGCTGGTCGACGACGTCGAGCAGGGCGTCCAGGTGGTCGACGCGTACGGGGCCGAGCACCTCGAGCTCCAGACCGCCGACGCGCCCGCGCTCGCGGACCGCATCCGCAACGCGGGCGCGATCTTCGTCGGCCCGTGGGCACCGGTCTCCCTCGGCGACTACATGGCGGGCTCGAACCACGTGCTCCCGACGGGCGGCACCGCCCGCTACGCCAGCGCGCTGAGCGTCCTGTCGTTCCTCAAGTCGGTGCAGGTCATCGAGTACACGCGCGACGCGCTCGCGGACCTCGCGGACCGTATCGTCGCCGTCGCCGACGACGAGGACCTGCCCGCGCACGGCGAGGCCGTCCGGGGCCGTTTCGAGTAGCCTCCGGCTGGGGTGCAGGTCTCGCCGCGCGCGTCGCAAGCCCAGGACCTGCTCCTGCGGCGGCGTGACGGCCGGAGAGGAGCGCGGGTGCCGGTCTTCGTGCTTCTGACCGGGATGTCCGGGGCGGGCAAGACGGCGGCGCTGCGCGGGCTCGCGGCCCGCGGGCACGCCACCGTCGACCTCGACTACGACGGCTACTCGACGCTCGTGCGCGCGCCGGACCAGCCCGTGGGGTGGGCGCAGCTGTGGGACCTGGCCAAGGTCCGGGCACTCATGGACGCGCACCGCGCGGGACCGCTGTTCCTTGCTGGGACGGCGCGCAACCAGCCGGAGCTCTACGACCGGGTCGACGCCGTCGTCCTCCTCACGGCGCCACGCGACGTGTTGCTCGCGCGGATCGAGGCGCGCACGGACAACCCGTACGGCAAGGACGCCGCCGGACGCGCGCAGATCGAGCACGACATCGACGTGGTCGAGCCGGTGCTGCGGGCCGGCGCGAGCCACGTCGTCGCGACCGACCGGCCGGAGGCCGAGGTCGTGGCGGAGCTCGAGCGCCTTGTCGCTCCGTGGGGCGGCGGTACGGCGCCCGCGTAGGCGACGTACCGCCCCACGCCGCGCGACGAGCCGGTGCGGGTGCGCGGTGTGCCTAGACGGTCGTCGGCGCGCGGTCGTCGGCGTCGGCGTCGGTGGACGTGGCGTCGGTGGCGTCGGCGGGCGAGCCGTCCGCCGACGCGCCCTTGCCTGCCGCTCCTCGGCGGCGTCGCGCCACCACGATCCCGGCGGCGACGAGCACGAGGAGCACGAGGAGCGGGACCCCGGGCGTCGTCCAGCCGTGCGCGACGCCTGCGACGGCGTCGAGCGGCTGGACGGACCCGCCGGCGTCGGCGAGCAGCGGCGTGAGCGTGACGGACGCCGCCAACGGCCCGAGCGCCCGGACGCCGTGGACGGGCACGGTGACCTTCCAGGTCTCGCCGGGCAGCAGCTCGGGGGAGTCGTCGACCTCCGCGGCGGCGACACGCGCGGCGCCGAACGGGCCGGCGACCGAGACCGCCGAGTGGGCGGCGAGCGCGGCGTCGCCCGAGTTGCGGATCGTGTAGGTGACCGTGGCGTCCTGCGCACCGATCCCGGCGGTGAGGGCCGGGGCGTGCACGTGCGCGTCCTCGACCGTCAGCCCGGGCCGCAGCGCCCCGCCGACGCGCACGCGCACCTCGAGCGCGATCCGACGCTCGACGCGGGTGCCGTCCTGCGCGGTCTCCTCGCGCGAGGTCACGACGCCGCCGACGTGGTCGCCGGGCGTCGCGCCGGCCGGGACGCGGAGCGTGAAGGGAACGTCGGCGGACTGGCCCGGGGCGACGGTGACCGTCGTGCCTCCGGTGCTCAGCCAGGCGCCGACACCGGTCGCGTCCTCGCCGTCGGTGCGCAGGTCGAGGTGGCCGTCGGCCGTGGTGAAGGCGTCGGCGGCGTAGACGGCGAGCGTCATGGGGTCGGTGCCCGGGTTGTGCACCTCGAACCCGTCCGTGATTGCCTCCCCATGGTTCGCGGCGTACTCGAAGTGCTGGCGTCCCGAGCCGAAGTCGTTGTTCGCGGTGGTGACCGACCACGGCGGGGTCTCGTCGTCGGCGGCGAGCGCCGGGGCGGCGGTGGCGACGAGTGCGGCGGTGGCGAGGAGCGCGGCGAGCCCGCGGCGGGCGTGCGCCCGCGCAGGCGCCGGGAAGGTCGTGGTGGACATGGTCGTCATCTCTCGGGTCGGTGCGGCGGGATGGGCGCCCGGCACGGCAGGCGGAGCGCTGACGCACCCCGCCCGCCGCGCCGGGAACGGCCGGGTCAGGACAGCGAGGTCACCGTGAACCGCGCGTCGCCCCAGCTGCCGAAGCCATGCTTGGTCGAGATCCAGCCGGACGGGAACGGCCCACGGAAGTGGTGCTTGTCCCCGGGCTGCTTGATCGTCACCTGGTCGACGACGGAGCCGACCGGGCGGGCAGGGCTGGCGCCCGAGTCCGGGCCGCACCACGGCACCTTGCCGTTGACGACGGCCGAGTTCGGGTAGGCGCACGTGCCCGAGACGAGGTTCTGGACGACGAGCTTGTCGCCGTGCACCTCGACCTTGACGTACGTGCGCACGTGCTCCTGGTTCTCCACCGAGTTGGCCCAGTGGTTGTCAGGGTTGAGCGGGTCCGGCCCGTAGCTCGGGTCCGCCGTCGTGTCGGGGTCGGTCAGGTCGTAGTACTTCGACCCGGACGCCGAGTTGGCCGTCACATAGATGACGCCGCCGGGGCCCTGCGTGACCGAGGTCTGGCCGGGCTTCTCGTTCGCGTCCGCCTTCGCGCCGTTCTTGATGAGGTACGAGCGCGAGTAGCTGTGGTCGTGGCCCTGGAGCACGAGGTCGACGCCGAGGTTCGAGAACGCCGTCGGGAAGTCCTGGCGGCGCTGCTGGTTGTCCTTGTCGTTCGCGTGGTCCGCAGGCGAGTAGATCGAGTGGTGGTAGACGAGCACCGTGTACTTCGCGTCGTCGCCGTGCTGGCCGATGACGTCGGTGACGTAGCCGATGTGGGCGGCGTCGGCACCGTTGGCGTAGGCGTTGCTGTTCAGGTCGATGAACAGCACGTCCTTGTAGATGAACCAGTAGTCGCCGCCGGAGGTGGTGTCCGCGTTGCTCGCGTAGAACGCGCTCGAGCGGTCGGTGTTCGGCGTCCACAGGTGCTGCTCGTACGCCTTGCCGCCGACGTCGTGGTTGCCGATGGTGGCGACCCACGGGTAGGCGCGCAGCTGGTTCGGGGCCAGGAAGGCGTTCCACTGGTCCTCGTTGTTGGCGGTCTCGATCTGGTCGCCGCCCGAGACCAGCAGCTCCGACCTGGGGTTGGCCTTGAGCGCGACGTCGAGCGTGTCCGCCCAGCCCGCGCCGTCCTGAGCCACGTCGCCCGACGACCCGATCTGCGGGTCGCCGAAGAACAGGAAGTCGAAGTCGCCGCTGAACGTCCGGGTCGTGAACGACTGCACCGGCGACCACGAACCCTCGGCGCCGACGCGGTAGGAGTACGCCGTGTTCTGCTTCAGGCCGTAGATCGTGGCGTGGGCGTTGTAGCCGCCGTTGACCTTGTTGGCCGCGACGACAGCGGTGAAGGTGGCCGCGTCGTCGGGGAACGCGCCGCGGCGCAGCTTCGACGTCGGCACGACCTGGACGACCTGGGCCGCGAGGCTCGACGTGTACCAGCTCACGACGCGCTGCGACTCGCTGGCACCGACGCCGAGGATGACCCCGGTCGTCGTGACCGTGGCGTCCGCGGCGGCGGCGCCGGCGCCGGCGACCCCGCCGAGCACGAGCCCGGCAGCGGTGACTGCTGCGGCGGCGCACGTGGCGATGCGGCGCCGCAGTGAGAGATGGAGATTTCCGTGCATCAGGAATCCCTCCGGGAAAGTGGCATGACCAGAGGAGACCCCCCGGCCGGTGCCAGGGTCTTGGTCTCCGGTGTCTTCCGGGTGAACCGTCCCTGAAGACTGGGTGGGTCCGGTGCGAACATTGCCTCCGTCACCGGTCCGTGCGTCATGAGGCGGCGGGAGGGGCCGGTGCGACGGTGTAGAAAGGTGCCGCCCGTCCCGCACTCCGAAGGACCTGTGACCCGTGCGCCCCATCTCCCTCGTCCGTGTCCTGCCGGGCATCGTCGCGACCGTCGCGCTCGCCGCGGGCTGCGCGTCGCAGGCCGACTGGTCGGACCCTCACCCCGCGCCGACCGCCGTCGGGGCGCTGGCCCCGGGCTTTCACGACGCGGCGTCGCCGCCCGCGCCCGAGAGCACGATCGCGCCCGCCGCAGGCTCGTGGGACGACGTCCACCCGCCGCGCGGCTATCGCGTGCTGCTGGTCTCGGCCGCCGACGACACGCCGTCGAGGACGCTCGAGACGGCCGTCACCCGGTGGGCGTCCGCGGAGCACGTCGACCTGCGCACGATGCACGTGAGCGACCTCGGCGAGCACTCGCGCGCGCCGCTCGAGGCCGTCATGACGGCGACCGAGCAGCACGCGGACCTGGTGGTGACCGTCGGAAACGTGCTCGTCACGCCGGTCGCGCTCGTGGCCGCCGACCACCTCGACCAGCAGTATCTCGTCGTCGGCGCGCAGCTGGACGAGCCGACGGGCAACGTCACGGCCGCCGTCTGGGACGGGGCCGGGTTCCGCGGCGACGGCCTGGACCCGTCGTCGAAGGACGACCCGGCGTCCTTCACCTCGCAGCGCACGGCCGCCGCCCTGCGCGCCGGGGTCGCCAGCGTGCTGTCGGGGCTCCGGGGCATCGTCGTCTGGCTCCGGTAGGGCGACGTTCTCCCGGCGGTCGCCCCGCGGACGCCCCGGGTTCACGTGCGTCGGGCACTGTCGGGGCGACCGAAGGAGCACGATGACCACCCAGCCCGTCCGCACGCCGTCCGCCTCGCGCCGCCCCGCGCGGACCCTGCTCGCCCTGCTCGGGGCGGCGCTCGCGACGGCGGCCGCCGTCGTCGGGCCGTCCGCCCCCGCGACCGCGCACGGCTTCTCGTCCGTCGCCTACGTCGACGCGACCACGACACCCGACGGCGTCGTGCGTACCGCGATCGACCTCGAGTACGACCTGCTCGTGGTCTCGGCGGCCGACGCCCAGCACGACGACGCGCTGTTCGAGGACGGCGACGGGGCGTTCCAGGCGACCGACGACGCCACGGCCCTCGCCGCAGCGCTGCACCGCCACGCCGAGACCGTCGTCGCCTACGTGACGCGACGCTTCTCGGTCGAGACGCCGCAGGACGCGTGCACACCCGACCCTGCGGGCGACCTGACCGTGCACTGGCGCGACGTGCCGTACGCGACGCTCACGCTGGACTGGACCTGCCCGGCCGGCTTCGCTGCGAACCGGCAGCTCGAGGAGGGCGCGCACGTCGTCCACGGCGGGCACGTCGTGCGCAGCGGGCTGTTCCCCGACGCCGAGGGTTACGTCACCGGGACCAAGACGATCGTCACCTATGACCTCGACGACCGGACGGGCAGCGCCGCGCTGGACGCGTCGCGGCCGGAGTTCTCCACCGAGCAGACCCTGCCCCAGCGGTTCGCGGAGTTCTTCTCGCTCGGGGCCTTGCACCTGCTGACCGGGC
Coding sequences:
- a CDS encoding AAA family ATPase; the encoded protein is MPVFVLLTGMSGAGKTAALRGLAARGHATVDLDYDGYSTLVRAPDQPVGWAQLWDLAKVRALMDAHRAGPLFLAGTARNQPELYDRVDAVVLLTAPRDVLLARIEARTDNPYGKDAAGRAQIEHDIDVVEPVLRAGASHVVATDRPEAEVVAELERLVAPWGGGTAPA
- a CDS encoding WxL protein peptidoglycan domain-containing protein, encoding MSTTTFPAPARAHARRGLAALLATAALVATAAPALAADDETPPWSVTTANNDFGSGRQHFEYAANHGEAITDGFEVHNPGTDPMTLAVYAADAFTTADGHLDLRTDGEDATGVGAWLSTGGTTVTVAPGQSADVPFTLRVPAGATPGDHVGGVVTSREETAQDGTRVERRIALEVRVRVGGALRPGLTVEDAHVHAPALTAGIGAQDATVTYTIRNSGDAALAAHSAVSVAGPFGAARVAAAEVDDSPELLPGETWKVTVPVHGVRALGPLAASVTLTPLLADAGGSVQPLDAVAGVAHGWTTPGVPLLVLLVLVAAGIVVARRRRGAAGKGASADGSPADATDATSTDADADDRAPTTV
- a CDS encoding purple acid phosphatase family protein, which produces MHGNLHLSLRRRIATCAAAAVTAAGLVLGGVAGAGAAAADATVTTTGVILGVGASESQRVVSWYTSSLAAQVVQVVPTSKLRRGAFPDDAATFTAVVAANKVNGGYNAHATIYGLKQNTAYSYRVGAEGSWSPVQSFTTRTFSGDFDFLFFGDPQIGSSGDVAQDGAGWADTLDVALKANPRSELLVSGGDQIETANNEDQWNAFLAPNQLRAYPWVATIGNHDVGGKAYEQHLWTPNTDRSSAFYASNADTTSGGDYWFIYKDVLFIDLNSNAYANGADAAHIGYVTDVIGQHGDDAKYTVLVYHHSIYSPADHANDKDNQQRRQDFPTAFSNLGVDLVLQGHDHSYSRSYLIKNGAKADANEKPGQTSVTQGPGGVIYVTANSASGSKYYDLTDPDTTADPSYGPDPLNPDNHWANSVENQEHVRTYVKVEVHGDKLVVQNLVSGTCAYPNSAVVNGKVPWCGPDSGASPARPVGSVVDQVTIKQPGDKHHFRGPFPSGWISTKHGFGSWGDARFTVTSLS
- a CDS encoding HupE/UreJ family protein, encoding MTTQPVRTPSASRRPARTLLALLGAALATAAAVVGPSAPATAHGFSSVAYVDATTTPDGVVRTAIDLEYDLLVVSAADAQHDDALFEDGDGAFQATDDATALAAALHRHAETVVAYVTRRFSVETPQDACTPDPAGDLTVHWRDVPYATLTLDWTCPAGFAANRQLEEGAHVVHGGHVVRSGLFPDAEGYVTGTKTIVTYDLDDRTGSAALDASRPEFSTEQTLPQRFAEFFSLGALHLLTGLDHILFLVALIVGSRRLRDVVLAATSFTVAHSVTFVLAALGAVHVSSDFVEPTIALSISAVAAWHLWRTWARRRPVQDSLAAPTGPLGLDGADWLRLAVVFCFGLVHGLGFAGALGIDAAWSWSLLWSLLVFNVGIEAVQLGIIAVVFPLLALLGRRSPVVGTVVGAVVAAAVSVVGLVWFGERVTWTTPWPQLAGVAAAALLAGGVVLVRRRTRARAGAAADVAPARELPKPTVGAAPRP